A single Arcobacter sp. FWKO B DNA region contains:
- a CDS encoding ectoine synthase: MIVRDIKDIIGSHKEVYAKDGQWISRRMLLKSDNMGFSFHETIIKAGTKTHIHYQNHLEAVYCVAGNGKIEDLSSGRVHEIYDGVMYALDKHDDHNLYGGSEDMRLICVFNPPIVGTENHDENGVYPILSE, from the coding sequence ATGATAGTAAGAGATATAAAAGATATTATAGGCTCACATAAAGAAGTATATGCAAAAGATGGGCAATGGATAAGTAGAAGAATGCTTCTAAAAAGTGATAATATGGGATTTTCTTTTCATGAAACTATCATAAAAGCTGGTACAAAAACACATATTCACTATCAAAATCATCTTGAAGCGGTATATTGCGTAGCAGGCAATGGAAAAATAGAAGATTTATCTAGTGGAAGAGTTCATGAGATATATGATGGGGTGATGTATGCACTTGATAAGCACGATGATCACAATCTTTATGGAGGAAGTGAAGATATGAGACTTATTTGTGTATTCAACCCTCCAATTGTTGGAACTGAAAATCATGATGAAAATGGAGTTTATCCGATTTTATCAGAATAA
- a CDS encoding Na+/H+ antiporter subunit E, producing MNKRVLLFDIIKLFAIYLAVWIVLSGGKLDFFALFFISALSIGTPFVFRLDYKEFNLKGILELAIFFIIYSIKSGFMVAKLAIKPNLHLKPIIYEMTLKTKTPFASSMLANIYSLMPGTVSMGMYDDKLILHIIDIDLFDKEFMEITQYKVLKAFEGELNVSNS from the coding sequence ATGAATAAGAGAGTACTACTATTTGATATAATAAAACTATTTGCCATATATTTGGCTGTATGGATTGTATTAAGTGGTGGTAAATTAGATTTTTTTGCCCTATTTTTTATTAGTGCTTTATCAATTGGTACCCCTTTTGTATTTAGATTGGACTATAAGGAGTTTAATTTAAAAGGAATTCTTGAATTGGCTATTTTTTTTATAATCTATTCTATAAAAAGTGGCTTTATGGTTGCTAAGTTGGCAATAAAACCAAATCTACATTTAAAACCTATCATATATGAAATGACACTAAAAACAAAAACTCCATTTGCTTCGTCTATGCTTGCAAATATATACTCTTTGATGCCTGGTACTGTAAGTATGGGTATGTATGATGATAAATTAATTTTACATATTATTGATATTGATTTATTTGATAAAGAGTTTATGGAAATTACTCAGTATAAAGTGCTTAAAGCATTTGAAGGGGAATTAAATGTCAGTAACTCTTAG
- the murA gene encoding UDP-N-acetylglucosamine 1-carboxyvinyltransferase, translated as MKYLNITQLTKPLSGTISISGAKNAALPLLAATILGKNEINISNIPMVADIKTLLKLLEMLGAKYSISENSVVINPLSISKTIATYDIVKTMRASILVLGPLLARFGHCEVSLPGGCAIGQRPVDLHLKALEQMGAIIEIRAGYIHARTEGPLKGAKIVFDKVTVTGTENIVMAAALADGETTIINAAKEPEVVQLCEVLSASGVKIKGIGTDKLKITGTNRELIKIEDFEIIPDRIEAGTYLCAGAITNSKVTIKKVMPKHLEAILYKLEEMGFGIEQTKSSVTILPATKVKPVNIITTEYPGFPTDMQAQFMALALIANGTSIIDERLFENRFMHVSELLRMGADIHLNGSIATINGGKELYGADVMATDLRASSALVLAGLIASGETNVHRIYHLDRGYEDLEGKLNALGANIQRYDEKA; from the coding sequence TTGAAATACTTAAATATTACACAATTAACAAAACCATTATCGGGTACTATTTCAATCAGTGGTGCAAAAAATGCAGCATTACCGCTTTTGGCAGCTACTATCTTGGGAAAAAACGAAATTAATATATCGAACATTCCAATGGTTGCTGATATAAAAACATTACTAAAACTACTTGAAATGCTAGGTGCCAAGTACTCTATATCAGAAAATAGTGTTGTCATAAATCCTTTAAGCATCTCTAAAACAATAGCTACTTATGATATCGTAAAAACAATGAGAGCGTCTATTCTAGTTCTTGGTCCATTACTTGCTAGATTTGGACACTGTGAAGTGTCCTTGCCAGGTGGATGTGCCATAGGTCAAAGACCAGTTGATTTACACCTCAAAGCCCTTGAACAAATGGGTGCTATTATAGAAATTCGTGCTGGATATATCCATGCAAGAACAGAAGGTCCATTAAAAGGGGCTAAAATAGTGTTTGACAAGGTAACTGTAACTGGAACTGAAAATATTGTGATGGCTGCAGCACTAGCTGATGGAGAAACAACAATCATAAATGCAGCAAAAGAACCAGAAGTGGTACAGCTTTGTGAAGTATTAAGTGCAAGTGGTGTCAAAATCAAAGGTATTGGTACAGATAAACTCAAAATAACAGGAACAAATAGAGAACTTATAAAAATAGAAGATTTTGAGATTATTCCAGATAGAATAGAAGCAGGTACTTATCTGTGTGCTGGAGCTATTACTAACTCCAAAGTAACTATAAAGAAAGTAATGCCAAAACATTTAGAAGCTATATTATACAAGCTTGAAGAGATGGGTTTTGGTATAGAACAAACAAAATCAAGTGTAACAATACTCCCTGCAACAAAAGTAAAACCAGTAAATATAATCACAACAGAATATCCTGGCTTTCCAACTGATATGCAAGCCCAATTTATGGCACTTGCATTAATTGCTAATGGTACTAGTATAATTGATGAAAGATTATTTGAAAACCGCTTTATGCATGTGAGTGAACTTCTTAGAATGGGAGCAGATATCCATTTAAATGGCTCTATAGCTACAATAAATGGTGGCAAAGAGCTTTATGGTGCAGATGTTATGGCAACAGATTTAAGAGCAAGTTCTGCTCTTGTTTTGGCTGGTCTTATTGCTAGTGGGGAGACGAATGTACATAGAATTTACCATTTAGATAGAGGTTATGAAGATTTAGAAGGTAAATTAAACGCTCTTGGGGCAAATATTCAAAGATATGATGAGAAGGCTTAA
- a CDS encoding MnhB domain-containing protein has protein sequence MNNTLFEKIVWFFAYLVFMILAITVLSFEEFIPVVDDMVQSKLHISGVSHDVTAVLLNFRSLDTLLEVGVVLLALISIYTVSPHFRYKPLSFPSTMTDTFVSLLFPLIFLSSIYILSSGAYQSGGAFQASALIAGGIIIIRLVKPHYLSNIKESILRFVYSLGLLFFILIGFMTMLDGLFLQYPKEYSYVIIILIETVLTFSLGAVLAAFFITGVHRFKP, from the coding sequence ATGAATAATACTCTTTTTGAAAAAATAGTTTGGTTTTTTGCTTATTTGGTATTTATGATATTGGCAATTACTGTTTTGAGTTTTGAAGAGTTTATTCCTGTAGTGGATGATATGGTACAATCAAAGTTACATATAAGTGGTGTCAGTCATGATGTAACAGCGGTACTGCTTAACTTTCGTTCACTTGATACTTTACTTGAAGTTGGAGTTGTTTTATTGGCATTAATTTCTATCTATACGGTTTCCCCACATTTTAGATACAAACCTTTATCTTTCCCAAGTACAATGACTGATACATTTGTTTCATTACTTTTTCCTCTTATTTTTTTAAGTTCTATTTATATATTAAGTAGTGGAGCTTATCAAAGTGGAGGTGCTTTCCAAGCATCAGCACTAATTGCTGGAGGAATTATAATAATAAGACTTGTAAAACCACATTATCTATCAAATATTAAAGAATCTATTTTGAGATTTGTTTATTCATTGGGATTATTGTTTTTTATATTAATTGGTTTTATGACTATGTTGGATGGATTGTTTTTACAGTACCCAAAAGAGTATAGCTATGTTATTATAATTCTTATCGAAACTGTTTTGACTTTTTCTTTAGGTGCTGTTTTAGCTGCTTTTTTTATTACTGGTGTACATAGGTTTAAACCATGA
- the ectA gene encoding diaminobutyrate acetyltransferase: MNEDIQLVNPTKGDAKSIYNLIKNSKPLDLNSQYLYLLQTTYFSDTCLIAKHNYKVIGFVSGFIHPKDENIFFVWQVAVDSSYRGQNIAFKMLKELFSKDTLSNIKYIHTTISPSNIASQKVFEKFANEFEFDKEISIFATKEDFDDAHEDELLYMMKPKVNIIKGL, encoded by the coding sequence ATGAATGAAGACATACAGCTAGTAAATCCAACCAAAGGTGATGCAAAAAGCATCTACAATCTGATAAAAAACTCAAAACCTCTTGATTTAAACTCACAGTATCTCTATCTTTTACAAACAACATATTTTAGTGATACTTGCTTGATAGCAAAACATAATTATAAAGTGATAGGTTTCGTATCTGGTTTTATTCATCCAAAAGATGAAAATATATTTTTTGTGTGGCAAGTTGCGGTTGATTCTTCTTATAGAGGACAAAATATCGCATTTAAAATGCTAAAAGAACTTTTTAGCAAAGATACATTATCAAACATAAAATATATCCACACAACCATATCACCATCAAATATAGCTTCACAAAAAGTATTTGAGAAATTTGCAAATGAGTTTGAGTTTGACAAGGAGATAAGTATCTTTGCAACAAAAGAGGATTTTGATGACGCTCATGAAGATGAGTTATTATATATGATGAAACCAAAAGTAAATATTATAAAAGGACTATAA
- a CDS encoding NADH-quinone oxidoreductase subunit K — protein MIEIYALTGVSLFVLGLVGVILRDNLVQKLVSFNIFTSGIFLVFITLTTTQTQNDSISTALVLTGLVVTLGATSFGLMLIRAYYKDKQ, from the coding sequence ATGATTGAGATTTATGCATTAACTGGAGTTTCACTCTTTGTATTAGGTTTAGTTGGAGTTATACTTAGAGATAACTTGGTACAAAAGTTGGTAAGTTTTAATATCTTTACAAGTGGTATTTTTTTGGTTTTTATAACCTTAACAACAACTCAAACTCAAAATGATTCTATTTCAACAGCTTTAGTTTTAACAGGACTTGTAGTAACACTTGGTGCAACATCATTTGGACTAATGCTAATTAGAGCTTATTATAAGGACAAACAATGA
- the ectB gene encoding diaminobutyrate--2-oxoglutarate transaminase produces MRVFENYESVVRGYIRSFPTIFATAKGATLTDEQGNVYIDFFAGAGTLNYGHNNQKATDAMIEYLQGDGIVHGLDMATSAKKAFMEKFIETILKPRNLEYKLQFTGPTGTNAVETALKLARMVKGRSNIVSFTNGYHGLSQGSLAVTGNNFYRDESHISRSNVTFMPFDGYFGEDMDSLVVFRKYLEDGSSGLDLPAAVILETVQGEGGINVASKEWLQGIEALCREFDILLIIDDIQVGNGRTGEFFSFEFAGINPDIITLSKSIGGGLPMALVLLKPELDQWKPGEHTGTFRGNNLAFVASTHLLDYWDNDDLANAIKYKEEVLRTRLEEMASKYVDYDIVVRGRGLVYGMEIKNDTSIAGEISAKAFENGLVIETCGSSGQVVKFLPPLTIDEETLLSGLDILESAMDNVIQEKKDRLTKEF; encoded by the coding sequence ATGAGAGTATTTGAAAATTATGAATCGGTTGTAAGGGGATATATTAGAAGTTTCCCAACAATCTTTGCAACAGCAAAGGGTGCAACACTAACAGATGAGCAAGGGAATGTATATATAGACTTTTTTGCAGGGGCAGGAACGCTTAACTATGGACATAACAACCAAAAAGCGACAGATGCTATGATAGAGTATCTTCAAGGTGATGGTATAGTTCATGGTTTGGATATGGCTACAAGTGCCAAAAAGGCTTTTATGGAAAAATTCATAGAAACTATACTAAAACCAAGAAATTTGGAGTATAAACTACAATTTACAGGACCAACAGGTACAAATGCGGTAGAGACGGCACTAAAGCTTGCAAGAATGGTAAAAGGTCGTTCTAATATAGTATCGTTTACAAACGGCTATCACGGTCTTTCACAAGGCTCACTAGCAGTTACTGGAAACAACTTTTATAGAGATGAATCACACATAAGTAGATCAAATGTGACATTTATGCCATTTGATGGATATTTTGGTGAGGATATGGATTCACTAGTGGTTTTTAGAAAATATCTTGAAGATGGAAGTAGTGGGCTTGACCTTCCAGCTGCTGTTATACTTGAAACTGTACAGGGTGAAGGTGGTATTAATGTAGCTTCAAAAGAGTGGCTTCAAGGGATAGAAGCTCTTTGTAGGGAATTTGATATTTTGCTAATCATTGATGATATACAAGTTGGTAATGGAAGAACAGGGGAGTTTTTCTCTTTTGAGTTTGCTGGGATTAATCCTGATATTATAACACTTAGTAAATCAATAGGTGGCGGACTTCCTATGGCACTAGTACTTCTTAAACCAGAGCTTGACCAATGGAAGCCAGGGGAGCATACAGGGACATTTAGGGGTAATAACCTTGCTTTTGTAGCTTCAACTCATCTTCTTGATTATTGGGATAATGATGATTTGGCAAATGCTATCAAATATAAAGAAGAAGTTTTGAGAACTAGACTTGAAGAAATGGCTTCTAAGTATGTAGATTATGATATTGTGGTAAGAGGTCGTGGGCTTGTATATGGTATGGAGATAAAAAATGACACAAGTATTGCTGGTGAAATTTCCGCTAAAGCTTTTGAAAATGGACTTGTGATAGAAACTTGTGGTTCTAGTGGGCAAGTTGTTAAGTTTTTGCCACCTCTTACTATAGATGAAGAGACTTTACTATCTGGGCTTGATATATTAGAATCAGCAATGGATAATGTAATACAAGAGAAAAAAGATAGATTAACAAAGGAGTTTTAA
- a CDS encoding cation:proton antiporter — MINIIGNIFLLLGVLFFIIGTVGLFRFFDLYTRLHAIAKIDNLGLGFIVFGLIIKCDNIFIILKLLLIWALVLLTSSTLTYIISSHSNKSGEIPKISQEVKDDNN; from the coding sequence ATGATAAATATAATAGGAAATATCTTTTTACTTCTTGGAGTATTGTTTTTTATAATCGGAACTGTAGGATTATTTAGATTTTTTGATTTATACACAAGGCTTCATGCAATTGCTAAAATTGATAATTTAGGACTTGGTTTTATTGTTTTTGGTTTAATTATAAAGTGTGATAATATTTTTATTATATTAAAACTATTGCTTATCTGGGCATTGGTATTACTTACATCTTCAACACTTACATATATCATTAGTAGCCACTCCAACAAAAGTGGTGAAATTCCAAAAATTTCACAAGAAGTAAAAGATGATAATAATTGA
- a CDS encoding Na(+)/H(+) antiporter subunit B, producing the protein MIIIDILLSFGLLWLSFRIVTAQDLFNVVVYFIVFGMILALIWVRLGVFDLALAEVALGSGITGALLLDTITFLKTKKGKNE; encoded by the coding sequence ATGATAATAATTGATATTTTACTTAGTTTTGGGCTTTTATGGCTTAGCTTTAGGATTGTTACAGCACAAGATTTATTTAATGTTGTAGTCTATTTTATTGTATTTGGGATGATATTGGCACTTATTTGGGTTAGACTTGGTGTTTTTGATTTAGCTCTTGCTGAGGTGGCACTTGGTAGTGGGATTACAGGTGCATTGTTGCTTGATACAATTACTTTTCTAAAAACAAAAAAGGGTAAAAATGAATAA
- a CDS encoding response regulator transcription factor, with product MRILSIGLTQKTINDLSRKSDYIIDECIDIEDSYNYMISRDYDLFLIQYEEHYDIDEYERYVHKMSKKLRIPIVILSKDKSKETEIRFLKCGADDFIKKPFDIDIVLLRIKTRLRQPIDDTISIGAFTIDKFSQKVRYGNKELDIKGKPFSILSYLALNQNRVISKDTILNAIWEEPEYVSPNVVEVSINNIRDKLDKKVGKNFIETIRRRGYKFCYTHQ from the coding sequence ATGAGAATATTGTCAATCGGACTAACACAGAAAACTATAAATGACTTAAGCAGAAAAAGTGACTATATCATAGATGAGTGTATTGATATCGAGGATTCATATAACTATATGATTTCTAGAGATTATGACCTTTTTTTGATACAATATGAAGAGCATTATGACATAGATGAATATGAGAGATATGTTCATAAAATGTCAAAAAAACTTAGAATTCCTATCGTAATATTGTCAAAAGACAAATCAAAAGAAACAGAAATAAGATTTTTAAAATGTGGTGCAGATGATTTTATCAAAAAACCGTTTGATATTGATATAGTATTACTAAGAATAAAAACTCGTCTAAGACAACCAATAGATGATACAATAAGCATTGGTGCATTTACTATAGATAAATTTTCACAAAAAGTAAGATATGGTAACAAAGAACTTGATATAAAAGGAAAACCTTTTAGTATTCTTTCATATCTAGCACTTAATCAAAATAGAGTAATATCTAAAGATACTATTTTAAATGCAATATGGGAAGAGCCAGAATATGTATCTCCTAATGTTGTAGAAGTATCTATCAATAACATAAGAGACAAGTTAGACAAAAAAGTAGGCAAAAACTTTATTGAAACTATCAGAAGAAGAGGATATAAGTTCTGTTATACTCATCAATGA
- a CDS encoding diguanylate cyclase has product MNFPKLVDIATKQVITINDSKTIQEAVEVMYKSNHRDIIIVSEEKRNFGILKANDLVKLKQQNIDFNTKLRDIKYDFVMAIHYCSTIPDAIDEINSNCNCICLVDDEGRLCGYVSYYDIISSIDPKIMLEKRTLSDILISSYIKEAQADISAFEVIVLMDNSIYDSVVIFEGDKGVGIVTTKDIVKLFGENKDLALPIRNYMSSPLITVKHTTSIASALEFIQTQHFKRIVVEDHDGNIVGQITQEELIARVYARWADFMRNEKSQLTHVNKVLEAKASKFEQLASIDKLTSLHNRTKFEATIKDEISRVSRYETKTFSIAIFDVDNFKSINDNFGHLIGDIILKEIAAIAKKTIRVTDLICRWGGEEFVVIMPMTSLEHAVEASEKIRKAINAFIFDNVGCVSCSFGVAEYNPIEDNVQSIMTRADKAMYMAKRSGKNKVVSLKS; this is encoded by the coding sequence ATGAATTTTCCCAAATTAGTTGATATAGCTACAAAGCAAGTTATAACAATAAATGACTCAAAAACAATTCAAGAAGCTGTTGAGGTTATGTATAAATCAAACCACAGGGATATCATAATTGTATCTGAAGAAAAAAGAAATTTTGGTATTTTAAAAGCCAATGATTTGGTGAAGCTAAAACAGCAAAATATAGATTTTAACACTAAATTAAGAGATATAAAATATGATTTTGTGATGGCTATACATTATTGTTCAACTATACCTGATGCTATAGATGAAATAAATTCAAATTGTAATTGCATTTGTTTGGTTGATGATGAGGGTAGACTTTGTGGATATGTGTCTTATTATGATATCATATCTAGTATTGATCCTAAAATAATGCTTGAAAAAAGAACGCTAAGTGATATATTGATTAGTTCGTATATTAAAGAAGCACAAGCAGATATATCAGCTTTTGAAGTTATTGTACTAATGGATAATAGTATTTACGATAGTGTTGTTATCTTTGAAGGGGATAAAGGTGTAGGTATAGTTACAACTAAAGATATTGTAAAATTGTTTGGTGAAAATAAAGATTTGGCATTACCAATTCGCAACTATATGTCTTCACCTTTGATAACTGTAAAACATACCACATCAATAGCAAGTGCCTTAGAATTTATTCAAACACAACATTTTAAAAGGATTGTAGTTGAAGATCACGATGGTAACATAGTTGGTCAAATTACCCAAGAAGAGCTTATCGCTAGAGTATATGCAAGATGGGCAGATTTTATGCGTAATGAAAAATCACAACTTACGCATGTAAATAAAGTTCTCGAAGCAAAAGCATCCAAGTTTGAACAATTAGCTTCTATTGATAAACTTACTTCGTTACATAATAGAACTAAATTTGAAGCTACTATAAAAGATGAGATTAGTAGGGTATCAAGGTATGAAACCAAAACATTTTCTATTGCTATTTTTGATGTTGATAATTTTAAATCAATAAATGATAATTTTGGTCATTTAATTGGTGATATTATTTTAAAAGAGATTGCAGCGATAGCTAAAAAAACTATTAGAGTAACAGATTTGATTTGTAGGTGGGGTGGTGAAGAGTTTGTCGTGATTATGCCAATGACTTCTTTGGAACATGCTGTGGAAGCTTCTGAAAAAATTAGAAAAGCAATAAATGCTTTTATATTTGATAATGTTGGATGTGTAAGTTGTAGTTTTGGGGTTGCAGAATATAACCCTATAGAAGACAATGTTCAATCTATTATGACAAGAGCTGATAAAGCTATGTACATGGCAAAGAGAAGCGGTAAAAATAAAGTCGTAAGCTTAAAAAGTTAA